The following coding sequences are from one Rhineura floridana isolate rRhiFlo1 chromosome 2, rRhiFlo1.hap2, whole genome shotgun sequence window:
- the LOC133376460 gene encoding uncharacterized protein LOC133376460, translated as MPKKGQGGPKGKGKAPRAGGRCPPPAAEGARSGEGPPWAAILARLEALEHGSSHPNAPRDQPVTGKKKDPPPKRSRGKTQRPVNSADAGAVASILARLDVLEAGLRAEARTPSIEPGATPTLQAAPTMQPAQGPSAESTQDRWTRSEQPRILLCGHSMMFWAGRRAAKSRFGTQLGLSQWAAVRWLGRRGMRWDGLLPALFQPAVEVAAPQVLVIHLGGNDLGLLKGKALIEQACGDLRAIARRWPGVHLVWSDILPRRRWNCAGDPRGMDRARKKVNRQIQRALRDLGGSVIHHPEVGHNKLELFRPDGVHLTDKGNDIFLRDLQKGLHQILIGCGVKGD; from the exons atgcctaagaaaggacaaggggggccaaaagggaagggaaaggcccccagagcaggggggagatgcccacccccagcggcggagggggcaaggagtggggaggggccaccatgggcggccatattagccaggttggaagccctagaacatggctcaagccaccctaatgcaccccgggaccaacctgtgacagggaagaagaaagacccaccacccaaacggtctcgggggaaaacacagcggccagtgaacagtgctgatgcaggggctgttgcttccatcttagcgcgactggatgtgctggaggccgggctcagggctgaggcgaggacgcccagcatagagccaggcgcaactcccaccctgcaagcagccccaacaatgcagcccgcacaaggaccttcggcggaaagcacacagg atcgctggacaagatcggagcagccacgcatcctcctatgtggccacagtatgatgttctgggcaggccgcagggcggcgaagtctcgcttcggcacgcagctggggctcagtcaatgggccgcagtgcggtggctgggacgtcgggggatgcgttgggatgggctcctgccagccttgtttcaaccggctgtggaagtggcagcgccccaggtgctggtgatccacctcgggggcaacgacttgggtctgttaaagggcaaggccctaattgaacaggcatgcggtgacctccgggccattgcacgtcgctggccgggggtgcacttagtgtggtcagacatcctgccgcgcaggaggtggaattgtgccggtgacccacgagggatggacagggcacggaaaaaggtgaacaggcaaattcagagggcccttagggacttaggaggttctgtcatccaccacccagaggtgggccacaacaagcttgagctgtttcggcctgacggcgtccatttgacggacaagggcaacgacatctttctaagggacctgcagaagggtttacaccagattcttatcgggtgtggggtaaagggggactaa